The following are encoded together in the Malaya genurostris strain Urasoe2022 chromosome 3, Malgen_1.1, whole genome shotgun sequence genome:
- the LOC131433783 gene encoding glutactin-like yields the protein MPGNAGLLDIKLALEWIRDNIASFGGDCENVTLFGQSAGAAAISALMYSPLIADNLFHKVILQSGASSSPWVWDKDPIGNALKVAAFAGCSNRSELSVEYQQEIEQCLRKMDVWHLIRTFIEHKMQTARVDGLSSVGGNRFIVDDFHGLLPESPWEQIRKSNIRRNLPMMAGVVKHEGTFLLTTIYDGLKSMKLLHNSNVIKYGLLDKINHILGIDDPTGTLVGYQIRSLFSLTQLSNGTFEDLVDGLIDLIGTALIKAPLLRDVQANALINADKTFLYSFDYRGKQTRFGYGADTTHYPFDGGVHHSDDLLYLFPFPPGEPSLSGKDSEMAQLMVDLWTSFATTGVPASDASSINWKPMSDYAGPYLHIDEHPWLGANFYEEFSIASDENRKPPAV from the exons atgCCTGGAAATGCAGGACTTTTAGATATAAAACTGGCTCTAGAGTGGATACGAGATAATATAGCTTCGTTTGGAGGTGATTGTGAAAATGTGACCCTTTTTGGCCAATCCGCTGGAGCGGCGGCCATTTCGGCACTGATGTACAGTCCACTAATTGCGGATAATTTGTTTCATAAGGTGATTCTTCAGTCTGGTGCCTCAAGCTCTCCTTGGGTGTGGGACAAAGATCCGATTGGGAATGCATTAAAAGTTGCCGCCTTTGCCGGTTGCAGCAACCGCTCAGAACTGAGTGTAGAG TACCAGCAAGAGATTGAACAGTGCCTTCGGAAGATGGATGTTTGGCATCTGATCCGTACTTTTATTGAGCACAAAATGCAAACCGCTCGAGTTGATGGTCTGTCAAGTGTCGGCGGAAATCGATTCATTGTGGATGATTTCCATGGATTATTACCGGAAAGTCCCTGGGAACAGATTCGGAAATCAAATATTCGACGAAATCTTCCAATGATGGCCGGTGTTGTGAAACATGAAGGAACCTTTCTACTAACAACAATATATGATGGCTTGAAAAGCATGAAACTGTTGCACAACTCAAACGTGATTAAGTATGGAttgttggataaaattaatcataTTTTAGGAATCGATGATCCAACGGGCACCTTGGTCGGATATCAAATTAGATCGTTGTTCAGCTTGACACAGTTGTCAAATGGAACATTCGAAGATCTGGTGGATGGATTAATTGAT CTTATCGGAACTGCTCTCATTAAGGCACCACTTCTTCGGGATGTTCAAGCAAACGCACTCATAAATGCCGACAAAACTTTTTTATATTCGTTTGACTATCGCGGAAAACAGACTCGCTTCGGATACGGAGCCGATACAACCCACTATCCTTTCGATGGGGGAGTTCACCATTCCGATGATCTGCTGTATTTGTTTCCCTTTCCTCCTGGAGAACCAAGCTTAAGTGGAAAGGATAGCGAAATGGCTCAACTAATGGTTGACTTGTGGACAAGTTTTGCCACTACGGGTGTTCCAGCAAGTGACGCTAGCAGTATCAACTGGAAGCCAATGAGTG
- the LOC131437494 gene encoding glutactin-like isoform X1, producing the protein MTIAYLLLALAMTSRFCQSLPVPDDAPMVTLPNLGTLRGSTTRSAFSGRKILQFLSIKYGESTAGEFRFKAPRKVTGWTGVRDVSQYGLPCPQLKLESMFTNLPAGSDIEDCLSLSVYSTELSGSKPVMFFIHGGGFYEGSGANQTPEYLLEKDIVLVVVQYRLGPLGFLSLKTEEIPGNAGLLDIKLALEWMQENIMFFGGDPGNVTLFGQSAGAAAVSALMYSPLVPDNLFHKVILQSGASSLPWVWDDSPLEHTKELAAIAGCDPNAETPNEIEMSLHHAESCLRKMDIWLLLRSFNDQKNRTFRTLGISKIGGNRLTVDDFHGLLPQKPLTQILHWKAGLSRPMMAGVVKHEGTFILTGVYDALKNGGLLDNSVFIKHGLLERINRILGSNDSTGSLTAYEIRSLFSSQQISSGRFEDMVDGLIDLSGTMTIKAGLLREVQASSQTNPNGTYLYSFDYKGEKTRFGYGANTSHYPFDGGVHHSDDLMYLFPYPPGQPKLNEQDSKMAQMMIDLWTSFASTGTPKSSLAGADWKPMTEFTGPYLHIDEKPTIGYNFYDEFSVVSDEKRKTRKSS; encoded by the exons ATGACGATAGCTTATCTTTTACTAGCTTTGGCGATGACTTCGCGATTTTGTCAATCTTTACCGGTCCCAGATGACGCTCCGATGGTGACGCTGCCGAATCTGGGAACACTACGAGGGTCGACTACGAGAAGTGCATTCAGTGGGCGAAAGATTTTACAATTTCTCAGCATCAAATATGGAGAATCGACAGCAGGGGAATTTCGTTTCAAG GCTCCTCGAAAAGTCACTGGTTGGACCGGTGTGCGTGATGTGTCACAGTATGGTTTACCTTGTCCACAGTTGAAGTTAGAGTCAATGTTCACAAACCTGCCAGCCGGATCGGATATCGAGGACTGCCTTTCGCTGTCTGTCTATAGCACGGAG CTTTCAGGCAGTAAACCGGTGATGTTCTTTATTCACGGCGGAGGATTCTACGAAGGATCTGGCGCCAATCAAACTCCTGAATATCTGTTAGAGAAAGACATTGTTCTGGTGGTGGTGCAATACCGACTCGGTCCACTGGGATTTCTTTCGCTCAAAACGGAAGAAATACCCGGAAATGCAGGACTCCTGGATATCAAATTAGCCCTCGAATGGATGCAGGAAAACATCATGTTTTTTGGTGGGGATCCAGGAAACGTCACACTGTTCGGCCAATCGGCAGGTGCTGCTGCGGTGTCAGCTTTGATGTATAGCCCTTTGGTTCCAGACAATCTCTTCCACAAAGTGATTCTGCAGTCAGGTGCTTCCAGTTTACCGTGGGTGTGGGACGATTCCCCATTGGAACATACGAAAGAGCTTGCCGCCATTGCTGGATGTGATCCGAATGCTGAGACGCCCAACGAA ATTGAAATGTCACTGCACCATGCAGAAAGTTGTCTTCGAAAAATGGATATTTGGCTTCTGCTAAGAAGCTTCAATGATCAAAAGAATCGCACATTCAGAACCCTTGGTATATCAAAAATCGGTGGAAACCGACTGACGGTGGACGATTTTCATGGTCTGCTTCCGCAAAAACCTTTGACACAGATATTGCACTGGAAAGCTGGTCTCAGCCGTCCAATGATGGCTGGTGTCGTCAAACACGAAGGAACGTTCATACTGACCGGAGTTTATGACGCATTGAAAAACGGAGGGCTCCTGGATAattctgtttttatcaagcatgGTTTGCTGGAACGAATTAATCGCATTCTCGGGTCGAATGATTCTACTGGTTCGCTTACTGCATATGAAATTAGGTCGTTGTTCAGCTCACAACAGATATCTAGCGGGAGATTCGAAGACATGGTCGACGGTTTGATAGAC ctTTCCGGGACGATGACTATCAAAGCCGGTCTTTTGCGGGAAGTCCAAGCGAGCAGTCAAACGAATCCGAACGGTACATATTTGTATTCGTTCGATTATAAGGGTGAAAAGACACGATTTGGGTACGGAGCTAACACATCCCATTACCCGTTCGACGGCGGAGTTCATCATTCCGATGATCTGATGTACCTGTTTCCCTATCCTCCCGGGCAACCGAAGCTAAACGAACAAGACTCCAAAATGGCACAGATGATGATTGACCTGTGGACAAGTTTCGCCAGTACTGGAACCCCGAAGAGTAGTTTGGCCGGAGCGGATTGGAAACCGATGACCG AGTTCACCGGACCGTATCTTCATATTGACGAAAAACCAACGATTGGTTACAATTTTTACGATGAATTCTCAGTGGTCAGTGATGAAAAACGGAAAACGAGAAAATCGAGCTGA
- the LOC131437494 gene encoding glutactin-like isoform X2, with the protein MTSRFCQSLPVPDDAPMVTLPNLGTLRGSTTRSAFSGRKILQFLSIKYGESTAGEFRFKAPRKVTGWTGVRDVSQYGLPCPQLKLESMFTNLPAGSDIEDCLSLSVYSTELSGSKPVMFFIHGGGFYEGSGANQTPEYLLEKDIVLVVVQYRLGPLGFLSLKTEEIPGNAGLLDIKLALEWMQENIMFFGGDPGNVTLFGQSAGAAAVSALMYSPLVPDNLFHKVILQSGASSLPWVWDDSPLEHTKELAAIAGCDPNAETPNEIEMSLHHAESCLRKMDIWLLLRSFNDQKNRTFRTLGISKIGGNRLTVDDFHGLLPQKPLTQILHWKAGLSRPMMAGVVKHEGTFILTGVYDALKNGGLLDNSVFIKHGLLERINRILGSNDSTGSLTAYEIRSLFSSQQISSGRFEDMVDGLIDLSGTMTIKAGLLREVQASSQTNPNGTYLYSFDYKGEKTRFGYGANTSHYPFDGGVHHSDDLMYLFPYPPGQPKLNEQDSKMAQMMIDLWTSFASTGTPKSSLAGADWKPMTEFTGPYLHIDEKPTIGYNFYDEFSVVSDEKRKTRKSS; encoded by the exons ATGACTTCGCGATTTTGTCAATCTTTACCGGTCCCAGATGACGCTCCGATGGTGACGCTGCCGAATCTGGGAACACTACGAGGGTCGACTACGAGAAGTGCATTCAGTGGGCGAAAGATTTTACAATTTCTCAGCATCAAATATGGAGAATCGACAGCAGGGGAATTTCGTTTCAAG GCTCCTCGAAAAGTCACTGGTTGGACCGGTGTGCGTGATGTGTCACAGTATGGTTTACCTTGTCCACAGTTGAAGTTAGAGTCAATGTTCACAAACCTGCCAGCCGGATCGGATATCGAGGACTGCCTTTCGCTGTCTGTCTATAGCACGGAG CTTTCAGGCAGTAAACCGGTGATGTTCTTTATTCACGGCGGAGGATTCTACGAAGGATCTGGCGCCAATCAAACTCCTGAATATCTGTTAGAGAAAGACATTGTTCTGGTGGTGGTGCAATACCGACTCGGTCCACTGGGATTTCTTTCGCTCAAAACGGAAGAAATACCCGGAAATGCAGGACTCCTGGATATCAAATTAGCCCTCGAATGGATGCAGGAAAACATCATGTTTTTTGGTGGGGATCCAGGAAACGTCACACTGTTCGGCCAATCGGCAGGTGCTGCTGCGGTGTCAGCTTTGATGTATAGCCCTTTGGTTCCAGACAATCTCTTCCACAAAGTGATTCTGCAGTCAGGTGCTTCCAGTTTACCGTGGGTGTGGGACGATTCCCCATTGGAACATACGAAAGAGCTTGCCGCCATTGCTGGATGTGATCCGAATGCTGAGACGCCCAACGAA ATTGAAATGTCACTGCACCATGCAGAAAGTTGTCTTCGAAAAATGGATATTTGGCTTCTGCTAAGAAGCTTCAATGATCAAAAGAATCGCACATTCAGAACCCTTGGTATATCAAAAATCGGTGGAAACCGACTGACGGTGGACGATTTTCATGGTCTGCTTCCGCAAAAACCTTTGACACAGATATTGCACTGGAAAGCTGGTCTCAGCCGTCCAATGATGGCTGGTGTCGTCAAACACGAAGGAACGTTCATACTGACCGGAGTTTATGACGCATTGAAAAACGGAGGGCTCCTGGATAattctgtttttatcaagcatgGTTTGCTGGAACGAATTAATCGCATTCTCGGGTCGAATGATTCTACTGGTTCGCTTACTGCATATGAAATTAGGTCGTTGTTCAGCTCACAACAGATATCTAGCGGGAGATTCGAAGACATGGTCGACGGTTTGATAGAC ctTTCCGGGACGATGACTATCAAAGCCGGTCTTTTGCGGGAAGTCCAAGCGAGCAGTCAAACGAATCCGAACGGTACATATTTGTATTCGTTCGATTATAAGGGTGAAAAGACACGATTTGGGTACGGAGCTAACACATCCCATTACCCGTTCGACGGCGGAGTTCATCATTCCGATGATCTGATGTACCTGTTTCCCTATCCTCCCGGGCAACCGAAGCTAAACGAACAAGACTCCAAAATGGCACAGATGATGATTGACCTGTGGACAAGTTTCGCCAGTACTGGAACCCCGAAGAGTAGTTTGGCCGGAGCGGATTGGAAACCGATGACCG AGTTCACCGGACCGTATCTTCATATTGACGAAAAACCAACGATTGGTTACAATTTTTACGATGAATTCTCAGTGGTCAGTGATGAAAAACGGAAAACGAGAAAATCGAGCTGA